CAGCTCAGACAATTGGCGACCGGTCAAGCCGCGGCGTTCGCGAGCAAGGGTCAATCGCTTACGGCAAAACATGATTAGTTTTCCCGGCGGGATACCTCGATATCAAAATCGTCCAGCGGAGATTCATCTCGTCTCTCAAAATCAAAATTCTCTGTGTCAATATCTGAGCCGTCGCTGACGAAGATGCGCTTTGCCATCGAGATATACGATCCTGCCTTTAAGACTGGAAGAGAAACTTCGACAGCTCCTTTCCTGTCAACCATAATGAAATAGACCGGCTTTCGTTTCTCAGCTTTTGGCTGGTAAAGCGGTAATTCGATACCGACTTTTGTAAAAAAAATTTAACTCACAAAGCGTTTCGGAAGCTGGACCCTTCCTTGAAATTGGTTGAGGACATATGTACCGATTACAAGCTTGGGTGACACTATGATATCCGACCCTAATACCCGACTCCACGTGGATGATGGTTTCAATTCCCCTCTTACGATCAGGAATCCAACCTAAAACGCAGTAAATCTCGCGAGCCGTTTCAATCCCGGTATTGTAAGCGTTCACGCCCGGTGCGGTCCGAGGAGCCAAAGGGCTCGTGTTTAGATAGTGACCATACGATCTATCTCGAATGGCGAGGACACCCTCTTTTGTCAAATGAATCTCACGAAGTGCTCGTTCGACGTCGTCGGGATCATCTATGATAACTTGCTCGCGCACCTCCTTGAACATCGATTCCCACCTTGCTTATATTTCATCCCACAATTGTGGTCTGAAAAATTAGTGCTGTCAAGTTACGGCAATGAGCTCAAAGCAATTTCGATCTAAGACACTTTGATGCACCCATGAGCGCTGCCAAGGTAGGCAATCTGAGCGCCATCACGTTGGCGGCCCAGATGACTCTTCACATGGCCCGGTCATTTTATGACCGCAATTGCTCCCGCCGTCGCAATGTGCCGAAGGTTGAAGAAAGCATCAAGGGTGGGGCGCGCCGCGTTGCTGAGAGGCCTTGCTTGGGAGAGATCCGCTCTTACGGCGTTTTGATGTGACAAAATAAAACTGTAAAACAGCGCACCCAAAACTGTAAAACAATTTCCTAAAGTGCTGAAAAACCCGCATTTTTTATGCAAGGTGGAGGTCCGGGCGGGAATCGAACCCACATTGACGGATTTGCAGTCCGCTACATAGCCATTCTGCCACCGGACCTCGGCTGTGGCGCCTATATCTCTTTATCTCCCGTCACACGTCAAGGGCAAAACGCGTTGATCGTGGTAGGGGGCGCCTTTTTCGTTTTCCTAATGTTGCGGGCGTAGTATGGTCCCTGTCTCGCTATGGTGGGTTGCTTTGTAGCGGGTTATGCTGGGTGACGGACATAGGGGCACGACAGGATCATGATGCGCGCGGTAAAGCCGACCACGTCAATTAGTGTTGGACTTCTGGCAATATGCAGCTCAGGGACTGCGCTGGGGCAGACATATGATGGCGCGGGCTCGCCGAAATTCATCCCCCATACTTTGCAGGAAGCCCTCGCATCGGCATACCTCACAAACCCCACTTTGCAGCAGGAGCGCGCCAAGCTTCGTGCAACGGACGAGCAGGTGCCCGAGGCCCTCGCGGGATGGCGTCCGACTATTCAGGCAAATCTCGCAGGCAGCTATTATAAGGGTTTCAACGCTTACGGGGCGCAGTCCGCGTCACCCGGTTCCCCCTTCGGCACACCGGCGTCGAACCGCTCCTACGCCACGCCAGGTTATTCCGCCGGTGTGACCATTCAACAGCCGATCTATCAAGGTGGCAAGACCACAGCGAAAACCCACCAGGCGGAGAATACCGTCCGTGCGGAACGCGCGCAGCTTATCGCGACCGAGCAACAGGTTTTCCTCGATACAGTCGATGCTTATATCGGCGTGGTGCAGGCGGAGCAGCTTCTTCAGATCAACATGAATAATAAGCGCGTCCTCTCTCAACAGCTTGAGGCGACGCGTATCCGTTTCCGCGATGGTGAAATCACCAAAACAGATGTCGCGCAGGCGCAGGCCGCCGTGTCCTACGCTGAAGCGAATCTGCGCAATGCGGAGGGCAGCTTGCAGGCGGCGCAGGCAACTTATCTGCAGGTCGTGGGCATCCCCGCCGCGCCAAACCTTAAAGCGCCGCAACCTCTGATCATTCCGTTAAAAAACGAAGCTGAAATCGTGCGCATGGCGGGGGAAAACAGCCCGAACGTCATCAACTCCCTTTTCATGCAGGCAGCGAAGAGGGACGCTTTTTCGGTCGCGATGTCGGCGCTGATGCCGCAGATTTCCGCAACGGCAGCCTATCAGCGTGTCAAAAATCAGGGTTATGGCAGCCTTGAAACTGATAATAAATACGCCTTGCTGACGTTATCCCTCCCGATTTATCAAGGTGGCGCGGAATATGCGGCTGTGCGCGAGGCGCGGCAGGAATATCTGGCGGCGCGCCGCGCAACCGATGTGGAACGTCGCCGTGCCGCGCAGCTCGCCTCGGCAAACTGGCAGCAAATGCGCGCTTATCGCGACTCTCTCACCAGTAACCGTGAGGCGATTTACGCCAACGTGGTTGCTTTGGACGGGATTGAGCAGCAGGCCGTTGTGGGCACAGCGACGACATTCGCCGTTTTGCAGCAGCAGCAGACACTTTTACAATCTCAGACGGCCCTTATCCAGAATCTCGCCGGGCTCGTGAAATCATCCTATACGGTTGCCGCCGCGATCGGACGCCTGACAGCCTCTGACCTGAAAATCAATGTGCCCCTTTATGACGAGAAGGCCTATTACAAGGCCGTGCGGCACAAATTATGGGGCATCAGCGACGTTGCCACCCAGCAGCCAGGTCGTTGATGGCGTCAGGCCCAGTGTTTCGGGCCAAATTCTAATCGGCCCGCACCCCTTATTAACGCTTTATCCATCTCGATACCTGTTTGCAGGGTGCCATAAACGGGTTTTTTTGCTATGGGCTCGCTGTTGACGTCGCCCACTCTATAGGTATGCCATGCTGGACAAATCCTTTGATCCTTCCAAATTTGAAGCGCGCCTTTACAAGGAATGGGAGGATGCCGGGTTTTTCAAAGCGGACCCCGCAAAGGACGGGGCGGCCTTCACCATTATGTTTCCGCCGCCCAATGTGACGGGTTCTCTCCATTTCGGCCACGCACTTAATTTTGCACTTCAGGACATTATTATCCGTGCAAAGCGTATGGAAGGCCGCAATGTGCTTTGGCAGGCCGGCACGGACCATGCCGGCATCGCCACACAACTCGTCGTCGAGAAAGCACTTGCAGAGGAGGGGCACTCCCGCACGGCGCTCGGTCGCGAGGCATTTCTGCGCCGCGTCTGGGACTGGAAGGAAACTTACGGTGGCACAATTGTCTCCCAGCTTCGTCAGCTTGGTGCCTCGGCGGACTGGACGCGTGAGCGCTTCACGATGGATGATGGCCTTTCCCGCGCCGTGCGGGAGGTTTTCGTCACGCTTTATGAGCAGAAACTGATTTATCGGGATCGGAGGCTCGTCAATTGGGACCCGGTCTTCGGCACGGCGATATCTGATCTTGAAATCGAGAACCGGGATGTCAACGGTTCCATGTGGCATATTGCCTACCCGTTGAAAAATGGCGGGCGGATCACCGTGGCCACGACACGTCCGGAAACGATGCTGGCTGATATGGCGGTTGCGGTGCATCCCGATGATACGCGTTACCGCGAGATGATCGGCCAGACCATTATCCTGCCGCTCGTCGGGCGCGAGATCACCATCGTTGCGGACACGTATTCCGACCCTGAAAAAGGGACGGGGGCGGTGAAAATCACCCCGGCGCATGACTTTAATGATTTTGCACTCGGTCGGCGTCATAACCTCGCCATGCCGAGTATTTTTGATGCGCAGGCTGCCGTCTCCCTTGACGAAATTGCGGGTGATCTGCGCGACGTACAGGATGTCACGGACACTGCTTTCGTCAGGGAGCTGGCGGGCGTTGATCGCGTTGAAGCGCGCAAGCTGATCGTCGCAAAATTGGAGGAAATGGGTTTCCTCGTCAAAGTGGAACCGCACCGCCTGAGCATACCGCATGCCCAACGCGGTGGCGCCGTGGTGGAGCCTCGCTTGACGACGCAATGGTTCTGCGATGCTGAGACGCTGGCGCAGCCCGCGATACAGGCTGTTGAGGATAAATCCGTAAAATTTGAGCCCCAGCAATGGGAAAACACGTTTTTCGCCTGGATGCGGGATATCCAGCCCTGGTGCATCAGTCGCCAATTATGGTGGGGGCATCGCATCCCGGCATGGTATGGCCCCGATGGCACGGTCTTTGTGGCGCATGACGATGTGGGCGCATGCCGGAAGGCCCGCGCGCATTATGGGCGTGACGTGGCTTTGACTCAGGATGAAGATGTGCTGGATACCTGGTTCAGCTCCGCTTTGTGGCCCTTTTCGACACTCGGCTGGCCGGAGAAGACGGCGGAGCTGGCGCGATATTACCCGACCAGCGTGCTTCTGACCGGCTTTGATATCATCTTTTTCTGGGTGGCTCGCATGATGATGATGGGGCTGCATTTCACGGGTAAAGCGCCCTTTGAAACAGTTGTCATTCATGGGCTCGTGCGTGACGAGCACGGCCAGAAAATGTCAAAAAGCAAAGGTAACGGGCTGGACCCGCTGGAGCTGATCGCGGAATATGGCGCGGATGCGACGCGCATGGCGATCTGTGCGCTGGCGGGGCCGGGCCGCAATATCCGCTTCGGGCGCAAGCGCGTTGAGGATTATCGCAGCTTCATCACGAAACTATGGAATGCGGCGCGTTTCTGCGAAATGAATGGCGTCAAGGCGGACCCGGCTTTTGACCCCGCTGCGGTGCAGACCCCTTTGGCAAAGTGGCTTCTGGCAGAAGCCGATATGGCTTTAAGCGCGGCGCAGCAAGCGCTTGATCATTATCGTTTCGATGACTATGCGGGGCAGGCTTATCGCTTTGTCTGGAACATTTTCTGCGATTGGTTCCTTGAGTTTGCGAAGCCCTTCTTTACAGGTGAGGATGTTGTTGCGCGGGGAGAGATCCAAGGCGTTGCGTCTTACGTTCTGAGCAGAATTCTCACGATATTGCACCCGGTCATTCCCTTCGTCACCAGTGTGCTATGGGAAAATCTCGGCCATCAAAATGCATTGCCCTCTGAAGCCGGGCCAAAATTCTCGGAGAATGCGCAGAGTGACCCGGCGATTGACGAAGTCCGGTGGATTATCGCGCTGATCTCGGAAATCCGGGCTTTGCGGGCGGAGATGAATGTGCCGGCAGGTCAGAAGATCGCGGTGTTTCTGCAGGAAGCGGGTGCAGGAATCCCGGCACGCATTGAAGCGTGGCGCCCCGTTATTGAGAGAATGGCGCGGCTTGAGACAATCGACATGCTCGATGGTGCACCGCCTGGTTCGGCCGCGCTCAGCGTCCTGCAGGGCGCGACATTGGTCATGCCCCTTGAGGGCCTGATTGACGTGACCGCTGAGAAAAACCGCGTGGGGAAGGAAATTGAAAAAGCGCGCAGTGAGCTGGAGAAGGTCGAGAAGAAGCTCGCCAATGCGGCCTTCATCGAGCGCGCGAAACCTGAAGTCGTTGAGGAAAATCGCGCCCGCGCGGCGAGCTTCGCGGATGATATCGCCCGTCTGGAAAAAGCCGTGGCCCGCCTGAACGCGATCAACTGACGCGCGGGCAAGTCTCCCTCCACATGCGTGTGCCCTGCTTTTAATCGCGTTTGGGTGAAGGGGTGAGGGTGGTGACATCCCGCACCGCACCATGCGCGGCACTTGTCGTCATAGCGGCATAGGCTTTCAACGCGCCCGAAACATGGCGGGAACGCGCGGCCGTCCAGGCTGCGGGACCGCGTGCTTCCATACGCGCCCGGCGCGCGGCGATAACTTCGTCACGCAACAGGGCCTTCATCCGGCGCTGCGGAATGTCGATTTCGATCTGGTCGCCTTCCTCCAGCAAAGCAATCAGCCCCCCTTCAGCCGCTTCGGGCGAGATATGGCCGATCGACAGGCCCGAACTCCCCCCCGAGAACCGTCCATCCGTGATCAGGGCGCAGGTTTCTGCGAGGTTTTTGGATTTAAGATAACTGGTCGGATACAGCATTTCCTGCATACCCGGCCCGCCGCGCGGCCCTTCATAACGGATGACCACCACATCCCCATGCGTGATCCGCCCCCCAAGAATAGCGGAGACAGCATCTTCCTGACTGTCAAACAGGCGCGCCGGGCCGGAGAACGTGAGAAGCTTTTCCGCAACACCAGCCGTTTTGACGATGGCCCCATCTTCCGCCAGATTTCCATAAAGCACAGCAAGCCCTCCATCCTGGGAAAAAGCATGGGCGCGATCACGTATGACGCCGTGACTCCGGTCAAGGTCAAGGTCGTGATAAGTGCTCGCCTGCGAGAAGGCCTGCGCACTGCGCACCCCGCCCGGCGCGGCAAGGAAACGCATTCT
This genomic stretch from Candidatus Kirkpatrickella diaphorinae harbors:
- a CDS encoding TolC family outer membrane protein; this encodes MMRAVKPTTSISVGLLAICSSGTALGQTYDGAGSPKFIPHTLQEALASAYLTNPTLQQERAKLRATDEQVPEALAGWRPTIQANLAGSYYKGFNAYGAQSASPGSPFGTPASNRSYATPGYSAGVTIQQPIYQGGKTTAKTHQAENTVRAERAQLIATEQQVFLDTVDAYIGVVQAEQLLQINMNNKRVLSQQLEATRIRFRDGEITKTDVAQAQAAVSYAEANLRNAEGSLQAAQATYLQVVGIPAAPNLKAPQPLIIPLKNEAEIVRMAGENSPNVINSLFMQAAKRDAFSVAMSALMPQISATAAYQRVKNQGYGSLETDNKYALLTLSLPIYQGGAEYAAVREARQEYLAARRATDVERRRAAQLASANWQQMRAYRDSLTSNREAIYANVVALDGIEQQAVVGTATTFAVLQQQQTLLQSQTALIQNLAGLVKSSYTVAAAIGRLTASDLKINVPLYDEKAYYKAVRHKLWGISDVATQQPGR
- a CDS encoding valine--tRNA ligase, whose product is MLDKSFDPSKFEARLYKEWEDAGFFKADPAKDGAAFTIMFPPPNVTGSLHFGHALNFALQDIIIRAKRMEGRNVLWQAGTDHAGIATQLVVEKALAEEGHSRTALGREAFLRRVWDWKETYGGTIVSQLRQLGASADWTRERFTMDDGLSRAVREVFVTLYEQKLIYRDRRLVNWDPVFGTAISDLEIENRDVNGSMWHIAYPLKNGGRITVATTRPETMLADMAVAVHPDDTRYREMIGQTIILPLVGREITIVADTYSDPEKGTGAVKITPAHDFNDFALGRRHNLAMPSIFDAQAAVSLDEIAGDLRDVQDVTDTAFVRELAGVDRVEARKLIVAKLEEMGFLVKVEPHRLSIPHAQRGGAVVEPRLTTQWFCDAETLAQPAIQAVEDKSVKFEPQQWENTFFAWMRDIQPWCISRQLWWGHRIPAWYGPDGTVFVAHDDVGACRKARAHYGRDVALTQDEDVLDTWFSSALWPFSTLGWPEKTAELARYYPTSVLLTGFDIIFFWVARMMMMGLHFTGKAPFETVVIHGLVRDEHGQKMSKSKGNGLDPLELIAEYGADATRMAICALAGPGRNIRFGRKRVEDYRSFITKLWNAARFCEMNGVKADPAFDPAAVQTPLAKWLLAEADMALSAAQQALDHYRFDDYAGQAYRFVWNIFCDWFLEFAKPFFTGEDVVARGEIQGVASYVLSRILTILHPVIPFVTSVLWENLGHQNALPSEAGPKFSENAQSDPAIDEVRWIIALISEIRALRAEMNVPAGQKIAVFLQEAGAGIPARIEAWRPVIERMARLETIDMLDGAPPGSAALSVLQGATLVMPLEGLIDVTAEKNRVGKEIEKARSELEKVEKKLANAAFIERAKPEVVEENRARAASFADDIARLEKAVARLNAIN